The Meiothermus sp. genome segment CTGGCCGACCCCAGGCCGGGGGAGCGGGTGTTGGACTTGGCCGCCGCGCCGGGGGGCAAAACCACCCATCTGGCGGCCCGAATGCAGGGCCAGGGGCTCCTGGTTTCCAACGAAGTGGATCTCGGCCGGATGCGCGGGCTGCTGGAAAACGTCGAGCGCTGGGGGGCCCACGTAGCCGTGGTCTCGGCTCCGGTGGAAAAGCTGGCCTGGGCCTGGGGGGCCTACTTCGACAAGGTGGTGCTGGATGCACCCTGCTCGGGCGAGGGAATGTTCCGCAAGGACCCCGAGGTGGTGCGTCACTGGGGGCCGGGGGCCCCGGCGCGGGCGGCACGGGTGCAACAAAGCCTGATTGCGGCGGCAGGCGAACTCGTGCGCCCGGGGGGTTTACTGGTTTACTCCACCTGTACCTTCGCCCCCGAGGAAAATGAGCAGATAATTGCCCAGTTCCTGCAGAATCCTGGCTGGGAACTCGAGGACGCCCAAATCCACCCCTCCTTCGCGCCCGGGGTTCCGGCATGGGGCGATGGTAACCCGGCCCTGGCCCGAACCGCGCGACTGTGGCCGCACCAGCTGCGGGGGGAAGGGCACTTTTTGGCCAAACTTCGCAAGACCGAGGGCGTAGAAAACCACCCGGCCCAGGAGCAAGCCCCACCGCTATCCCGTGAGGTGCGGGCGCTGTGGGAGTCCTGGCGCGAGGAGCACCTGAAAAAGGACCTCAGGGGGGAAATCCTCGAGCGCGCCGGACACCTTTACCTGCTGCCACCAGAGCTGCCCAGCCTGGCGGGCATCAAGGCCCCAGCGCCGGGGCTCTATCTGGGGGAAGCCCGGGTGGGAAAGCGCAAGGACGCAGGGCGATTCCTGCCAGGAAAGCCCCTGGCCCACTACCTGCACCCCAGCCAGGTCAGCAATACCCTGCCGCTGCAATCCGACGACCCCCGGGCGCTGGCCTTTGCCCTTGGGCAGCCCATCTTGGTCGAAGGGCCGGAAGGCTGGTATCTGGTTACGCTGCAAACGCCGGTGGATTCTTTTGGCCTGGGCTGGGGACGGCTCAAGGGCGGTGTGGTGCGACCAGGGAAGGCCGGGCTGTGAGGGAGGGCCGCACGAACACACGCAGGCACTTTGTATTGCAGCTTAACAAAGGGTCAGCAGTTGTTGCGCAGACCAAGCGCCAATACGGTGATCTTACTCTTCCTCGGCCTCGAGCCGCTTCAGAAGCTCCTTGAGCTGCGCTTTTTGCTGACCCTCTTCCATCCCATCGGCCAGTTTTTCAATGGCCAGGCGCACCACCTCCGACTTGGATACAAGTTGCTCGGGGCTGGAAAGCTCGTAGGCCAGCTTGGTCAGGAGCGCATCCTGATCATCGCTGATGACCACCTGCAAACGCTTTTTTTCCTTTTTGGGCATAACCGATATACTTTGCGGCAGTACGAGTATGGTAACGGAGAAATACTCGTATGCGTTTATGACTAAACTTTAGCACGTTACATTTGTGCTTGACAATACGGTTCTAACTTACTATGCTCAATGTGAGCATGATGTGTAATATACACAACCAAGCTTGGTAGCACGCAGGAGAAGCGCTTTCATATGGATCGAACCCTTATTATTCGCGGTGGAATCCCCCTCAGCGGGGATCTACGAATTTTTCCGGCTAAGAATTCTGCACTCAAGCTCATGGCGGCCAGCATCCTTACCGCCGAACCCGTGACCCTCGCCGAGGTTCCGCGCCTGCGGGACATCGACGTTTTACTCGAGCTCCTGGGCCACCTGGGCACCCGCCACGCCTGGGAGGGCCGCACCCTGCATCTGCACACCCCCGAAATCCGCTCCACGCAGGCGCCCTTCGAGCTGGTGAGCAAGATGCGGGCCAGCTTCAACGTGCTGGGGGCGCTGGCCGCCCGGGCCGGGGAAGGCACCGTGCCGCTGCCGGGGGGCTGCAACTTCGCCGAGCGTCCGGTAGACCAGCACATCAAAGCCCTGCGCGGCCTGGGTTTCGAGGTCTCCACCGAGATTACCGAACAAGGGGTGGCCTATACCGTGCGCCGCCACAAGCCCGCCTCGGGCCGGGTGGTCTACGACCTGCCCACCCTGGGCGGCACCGAGCAAGCCCTGATGGCCGCAGCCCTGGGCGGCGAGGCCGTTTTGGTCAATACCCCGCAGGAGCCCGAGATTGTAGACCTGTGCAACTTCCTGACCATGATGGGCGCCGAAATCAAGGGGATTGGCAGCAGCATCCTGCACATCAAGGGCAAGCCCAGCCTACGGGGGGGACGCTACAGTGTCATCCCCGACCGCATCGAAGCAGGCACTTACCTGTTTGCAGCGGCGGCCACCCGGGGCTCGATTACCCTGACGAATGTGGAGCCTTTCCACATGGACGCGGTGCTGGATAAGCTCATTCAGTCGGGCCACTCCGTCACCACCGGCAAGGACTGGATTCGCCTCGAGTCCACCGCACACCCCCAGCCCTTCAACCTCGAGGCCCGCGAATACCCCGGCTTCATCACCGACCTGCAGCCCCCTGCCGCGGCCTATCTGGCTACCGTACATGGCACCTCGCTGGTTTCGGACCGGGTCTACCCCGACCGCTTTACCCACGCCAGCGAGCTGGCCCGCATGGGAGCCGATGTCACCCTCAAAGACCGCACCCTGATTATTCAGGGGCGCCAGCTTACGGGTGCCGCCGTGGAGGCCCGCGATATTCGCGCCGGTGGAGGCCTGATAATCGCCGCCCTGGCCGCCGAGGGCGAGAGCCATATCGCCGGTATGCAGTACATCGAGCGTGGATACGACGACATCGAAAACCGCCTGCGGAGCCTTGGCGCCCAGGTAGGGGTACAGGTGCCCGAGCTGGCTTTGGCCGCGGACTGATCATAAGCGCATTTTGAATCTGGCCGGGCAAAGCTTTCCTGTTTCTCCGCAAATCCTGGAGATTATTGCGCCCGTGGGTCACCCCCGGGCTACTGTTGTGCTGTCGATTGAAGGCCATCGGGGGTAGATCCCCGGCTGCGTTTGACGTTTGCCCTCAGAAACCCTAGACTCAGGTGCTATGGATTTGCAGACCCTCCAACACCGACTCGAGGCCCTTCGGGGGTATCTTTGACATCGCCGGTAAGGAAGCCCGGCTAGCCGAACTCGAGCAACAAATCAACGATCCCCACCTCTGGGACGACCCGGCCCACGCCCGCAAGGTTTCGCAGGAGTCGGCCCGGCTGCGCAGGGTGGTGGAGGGGTTTAAGCGCCTGGAGTCCGACCTGCAGGGGCTTCTGGAACTCTGGCCGGAGCTTATGGCCGAAGAGCGGGAGCAGATGCAGCCCGAACTCGAGCGGGCCGGGCGCGAGCTCGAGGACCTCTACCACCAGACCCTGCTCTCCTTCCCCTACGCCGAAAACGCCGCCATTGTAACCATCAAGCCGGGCGCTGGGGGCACCGAGGCCTGCGACTGGGCCCAGATGCTCTACCGCATGTACACCCGCTTCGCCGAGCGCCACGGCTTTACCCTGGAGCTGATTGACCTGGAGCCGGGGGCCGAGGCCGGTATCGATTACGCGCAGTTCATCGTGCGGGGCGAGAACGCCTTTGGACTGATGTCCCCCGAGGCCGGGGTACACCGTCTGGTGCGGCCCTCCCCTTTCAACGCCCAGGGCAAGCGCCAGACCAGCTTTGCCGCGGTAGAGGTCATGCCTGAGGTAGACGAATCGGTGGATATCCAGATCGCCCCCGAAGACCTGCGCATAGACGTAATGCGCTCGCAGGGCAAGGGCGGCCAGGGTGTGAACACCACCGACTCGGCGGTGCGGGTAGTACACCTGCCCACCGGCATTATTGTGAAGTGCCAGGTGACCCGCAGCCAGCAAAAAAACAAAGAGATGGCCATGAACATCCTGCGCTCCAAGCTTTTCGAGATTGAGTACAAGAAAAAGCAGGAAGAAATGGCCCGGCTCAAGGGCGAGGCCCGCCCCATCGAGTGGGGCAGCCAGATTCGCAGCTACGTGCTGGATAAGCAGTACATCAAGGATCACCGCACCGGCGAGATGCGCCACGACCCCGAGAACGTGCTGGACGGCGACCTGGAAAGCCTGATCTGGGCGGGGCTCGAGTGGAAAGCTGGTAGAAGAGAAACCGTGGCCAGTGCCGAGGAAGAATAAGGTGGCATCAAAGTCTTAAGTCCTCAGGGCCTCCCTTTCTCACCCAAGCCTGGTGGCCCTGTACCTACCATCAAAGTATGGCGCCGGTGCGAAAGGTGCATAGCGGGGTGCCCACGCTCGAGCTGCACGGCCTGGCGTTGGTGCGTGACCTTGATGGCCTGCAGGCCCATCTTGTCCTCGACGCGCCCTGGGGTTTTGCCCTTCGGGAATCAGAAGCCTGGCCCCGCCCGGTGCTGGTGCTCACCGGCAACCCCTGCCCCCACTACCTGCGCGACCTTTTGGAGCACGACCCCGACGGCCTGATTGTCACCCCGGTGGGGCCCGAGGGGGTCAGGGAGGCTCTGCAGCTCGTGGCGGAGGGCCACAAAATTCGCCACCTTCCCGAACTTGGTCCAGACCCCCTGTGCCCCCGCGAACGGGAAATTCTTCGTCTGGTAGCTCACGGACTGACCAACATCGAACTGGCGAACCATTTTGGGCTCAGGGCCAAAACGGTCAAGAACTATGTGAGCAACATTTTGGATAAGCTGGGACTTAAAAGTCGGGTTGAAGCAGCGCTTTACTACTTTGGGGTACACCCCTGTTTTACATCTGGAGCAAACAGGACATAGTCCTGAGTAGAGCACGGACTTAGACTCTTTTCAAGGCACCGGTTATGGCCTAACGTGAGCTACCGATAGTAGAAAGAGCATAAGCAGGGGGCAGGGTTATGAGGTGTTTCTTGACTTTTCTAGTTTTTGCTCTGGTCAACACAATCGGACTAACACAAGCAAGTGGTCCAACACAAGATAGATGCTGTTGCGATTCGGGCTCACCAAGTTTCGTGAAGGATGTGAAGCCCGATAACGCAGAGCTCGATCCAGGCGGCGGAGGTTCTGGCGGTGGCTCGGGAGGGGGTGGTGGAGGTGGTTCGGGCAACCCCGGAAATCCCGGTTCAGGCGGTGAGGGTTGTAATGTCGTTTGTGAACGTGTTTGCCAGTTGGTGAGCGCTCTATCTTGCGCAGGTGCCTCCCCCAGTTGTGGCCCAAACGCGCCTTTTTGCGCAGCCGGTTGTACAGTTGTCACGTTCTGGGCTTGCCAGGACATTTGCAATTGCAGACCTCGATGAAGTTAGTTTCAGGCTGCCTCTTTTTGACAAAACATCTCAAGGAATACTGTGTATTTATGTTACACATCACTGGTTCATCATAGATAAACATTTAGGCTCGAGCCCCATCCTGGAGGTTAATCACATGAATGCATCAAGGTACATTTCGGCTGGTAATCGCCGTCTTGATCGTTTTGCTTGGCCCGCATGCCCTGGTGAACTTTGTCCCACAACTTCAACTGAGAGAAATGCAAGGGCTGGCGCTCGCAGCGTATGGCCTTGGCCACTCACTGGGTTTGTTCACTTCTGAATCTTACAGGCAATGGCCGGGTTACCCGTATACCTATGGCCTTAATGGCATGATTATGTTCTTGAGTTTTGTTTGGATCATTCGAACCGCTTTCGTCATTACAAGTTCCCATGGAACGACGGTATTGGCGACTATGTTGGTGGCAAGCAGTCTACCTTTACTTGTGGGATTTTTGCTAAGTCGATTTGAAATACACCGAGAAACAGCTAAGAGTTAGATTCAGCAGCAATCTGCCTTCCTACGGTCGCTAAATAGTTTGTACAACCGTGATGAGCTATATTTGCTACGATAGCTGTAGATGCACCTGCCAACCATGAAAAATCTACGATTTACCCCACTAAAATTGGCAGAACTGCTGATTGTTCTGTTGGTCTACCCGGTTCCTTGGCTAGTATCCTACCTTGCTACTGGCTCTTATGATCCGATGATTGGGTTTAGCCTTGGTTTCAGTTTATCTGCAGGGGTGCTTGTGGGTATTTTCTTTCGCACCAGTCAAAAACATCGTGGTATCCGGTTCGCCGCACTAGCCTTTGCAGTGGTGTTGGCCGTTTGGGTCTTCGGGACAGTTCGAGGCTTGTATCCCTCTGTTCTTCAGCAAAATATGGCGATACTCGCAACGCTCACAGCCTTACTGGGTTTGGTTCTTGCTTTGCTTGACCGGAGTCTTGATTCAGTGGAAGTGAACCCCAAATTTTGAAAGGTTCAACGCTTCCAATCGCCCATGGTGAAGTCGCTTCCTTGACAAAACAAAGTTGGCTGAACACGCAAAATAATAGACAAAAGGAAGCTTTATATCCTCAGGTCAGAGCGGTTCTGTGGGTTACCTTAATGACCAGGGCAGGATAGCTCGAGAGTGGTTCGCTATATCGGGTACACTACGCCCTAGCGTGTGAAGCGCAATGCGATGGGTGGCAAGCCTGCTAGGTATGTGAGCCCCTCGAAGACCTGTTCGTAAGTGCAGTTGTAGCAATTACTGCGCGGGCGTTGCCTTAAGCCGCTCCACCACCGCCCGGTCTTCCAGGGTGCTGGTGTCGCCCTTGATCTCCTCGCCCGAGGCCACCTGTCGCAGCAGGCGGCGCATGATTTTGCCCGAGCGGGTTTTGGGCAGGGCATCGGTCAGGCGAATCTCGTCGGGGCGGGCGATGGCCCCTATGGCCTTGACCACGTGGGCCTTGAGCTCGCTGGCCAGCTCGGCGCTGGGGGTCTGGCCGGTTTTGAGGGTTACGAAAGCCACAATGCCCTCGCCCTTGATGGGATCGGGGCGGCCCACCACCGCGGCCTCGGCCACGGCCGGGTGCGATACCAGGGCGCTCTCCACCTCCATGGTGCCCAGGCGGTGACCCGAAACATTGAGCACGTCGTCCACCCGGCCCAGAATCAGATAGTAGCCATCCGCATCACGCCGGGCCCCGTCGCCGGTGAAATAGTTGCCGGGGTACTGGGCAAAGTACTGGCGCTCGAACCGCTCAGGGTCACCCCAGACGGTGCGCAGCATGGAGGGCCAGGGTTTTTGGATAATCAGATGGCCGCCCTCGTCCGGGTTGTTCACG includes the following:
- the rsmF gene encoding 16S rRNA (cytosine(1407)-C(5))-methyltransferase RsmF — translated: MLPKAFLTRMSELLGEEFPHFLQALTGADRSYGLRVNTLKLSPEQLLQISPWNLEPIPWSPEGFYYPAEARPGPHPYYYGGLYYIQEPSAQAVGVLADPRPGERVLDLAAAPGGKTTHLAARMQGQGLLVSNEVDLGRMRGLLENVERWGAHVAVVSAPVEKLAWAWGAYFDKVVLDAPCSGEGMFRKDPEVVRHWGPGAPARAARVQQSLIAAAGELVRPGGLLVYSTCTFAPEENEQIIAQFLQNPGWELEDAQIHPSFAPGVPAWGDGNPALARTARLWPHQLRGEGHFLAKLRKTEGVENHPAQEQAPPLSREVRALWESWREEHLKKDLRGEILERAGHLYLLPPELPSLAGIKAPAPGLYLGEARVGKRKDAGRFLPGKPLAHYLHPSQVSNTLPLQSDDPRALAFALGQPILVEGPEGWYLVTLQTPVDSFGLGWGRLKGGVVRPGKAGL
- a CDS encoding transcriptional regulator; translated protein: MPKKEKKRLQVVISDDQDALLTKLAYELSSPEQLVSKSEVVRLAIEKLADGMEEGQQKAQLKELLKRLEAEEE
- the murA gene encoding UDP-N-acetylglucosamine 1-carboxyvinyltransferase; the encoded protein is MDRTLIIRGGIPLSGDLRIFPAKNSALKLMAASILTAEPVTLAEVPRLRDIDVLLELLGHLGTRHAWEGRTLHLHTPEIRSTQAPFELVSKMRASFNVLGALAARAGEGTVPLPGGCNFAERPVDQHIKALRGLGFEVSTEITEQGVAYTVRRHKPASGRVVYDLPTLGGTEQALMAAALGGEAVLVNTPQEPEIVDLCNFLTMMGAEIKGIGSSILHIKGKPSLRGGRYSVIPDRIEAGTYLFAAAATRGSITLTNVEPFHMDAVLDKLIQSGHSVTTGKDWIRLESTAHPQPFNLEAREYPGFITDLQPPAAAYLATVHGTSLVSDRVYPDRFTHASELARMGADVTLKDRTLIIQGRQLTGAAVEARDIRAGGGLIIAALAAEGESHIAGMQYIERGYDDIENRLRSLGAQVGVQVPELALAAD
- the prfB gene encoding peptide chain release factor 2 (programmed frameshift) — its product is MDLQTLQHRLEALRGYLDIAGKEARLAELEQQINDPHLWDDPAHARKVSQESARLRRVVEGFKRLESDLQGLLELWPELMAEEREQMQPELERAGRELEDLYHQTLLSFPYAENAAIVTIKPGAGGTEACDWAQMLYRMYTRFAERHGFTLELIDLEPGAEAGIDYAQFIVRGENAFGLMSPEAGVHRLVRPSPFNAQGKRQTSFAAVEVMPEVDESVDIQIAPEDLRIDVMRSQGKGGQGVNTTDSAVRVVHLPTGIIVKCQVTRSQQKNKEMAMNILRSKLFEIEYKKKQEEMARLKGEARPIEWGSQIRSYVLDKQYIKDHRTGEMRHDPENVLDGDLESLIWAGLEWKAGRRETVASAEEE
- a CDS encoding response regulator transcription factor; translation: MAPVRKVHSGVPTLELHGLALVRDLDGLQAHLVLDAPWGFALRESEAWPRPVLVLTGNPCPHYLRDLLEHDPDGLIVTPVGPEGVREALQLVAEGHKIRHLPELGPDPLCPREREILRLVAHGLTNIELANHFGLRAKTVKNYVSNILDKLGLKSRVEAALYYFGVHPCFTSGANRT